The sequence below is a genomic window from Caloenas nicobarica isolate bCalNic1 chromosome 13, bCalNic1.hap1, whole genome shotgun sequence.
TGGTCCCATGGCGGCCAAATCCTGCAGCCGCTTGGcaccagcagtgctgggcttggACCCGCCAGAGACACAAGGACAGGTCCTTAATCTGCAAGTGCCTTATAAAGGGACCTCGCTGGTCATCCAACCTGGGGAAGCACCATAAGAACGGGGCTTTCACCCCAACACCCATCCCTGCAtcgctggggctgggctggggcagctcctCGGCTGCATGCAAGGGGAACAAGGCTGATTTATTTGTCCCTTTGTATGTATTTAATCTAAGAGATACAAACTAAGCAACTAATGATATTTTTCCAGAATTCAATCAACTCAATTGTCATTTAACTCAATCAAAGGCCCTTTCAAGCCCCTGCTTTATCTCGGCCCCTCTGCTGGGTGTAAAACCATGCCCTTGATGCAGAGGAGAGGTGTGCTGTTGTCTTTCTCCCCTCATTAATTTTCCCTCCCACCTCTCTCCTCAGATGAAACTGAGACATTCGGACCTACAAAACCTGCAGAAGTGGCAGGGTCCCATCTGCATTGGGGGGCCTGCAGGATCACATCCCCTTtccactgcagagcagagcgaagcctcagccccagcacaccaCCGGGTCCCCATCACTGAGTACAAGGGTAGGCATTTTTCCTAAATAGGTATATTCAGTGATTAAAATGGGTCAGGAAATACCAgcctgcctctcccctcctctttcCAGACtgaagctgtttttttccattcGGTGGGACGTTCTGCCTGCTCCACCGCAGCCACTGGTCCTGCTGGGACagcccccatccccatccccgccACACGGATCCGGTGAACACGAGGAGCTATTTTCCATGCTGGAAGAGACCCCAGGCAGCTCTACACGAGCCCCTTTCACGAGGATCTTTGCACGGGGCTTGGCCAGTGGGGAGCCAGAAACAAGTCTAAAATTAAAGACACTTTGCAAACTAGGAGCCCTGGCCCCGATCCTGGGGATATGGGGCAGCAGTAACCAAAAGCAAACTCATCCCTGGGAGACGCCCAGAGCCACTCCAGTAGCGAGTTTGGCCCCAGcagtgctctgcagagctcatgGCCAGCACAGGAGAGGGAGCGGGGTGACGGGTCCAGGCAAGCCCAGCGGGCAGGGGgtcctgctgtgggcaggacgggcccgggctgggctggcagcagcaatCGCAGCCTGGAGGGGAAGATGAAAGGGCGCGGGCAGGGCAGGACAAAGGGCCCCGCACCTCACCTCGCTGCCAAAGGAGCCGGCCACCATCTCCATGACAAAGCGAAGCTCTTGTCAATTTGGGCTGGCCCCAAGGGGGGAACTGCCCATAGCCTTTGAAGTGGGCAGCAGGGCCACCCCCGGCCAGTGTGGGCAAGGGGCTGGGGTCACCCAAACACTCTCCCCACCCCTAGGTCAGGAGTTCAGTGGGGACAGGACCccggggacaaggggacaggacTAGGGGGACAGCACGGCCACTCAGTGCCGAGGCCAGCGGTAGGCACAGGAGCGGGGACACCCACTCACGCAGTGCACAGCACCCACATGCTGTGTGCACGCACACGTGGCATGTCACACCCGGAGCACCCACATGCACCCTCCACGTGGCACAGTCCCCAGTCACACCACACGTTGCACACACATCGTACACACACACTGCACCTTGCACACacagcacacatgcacacactcacTGCACCTTGCACTGTTCTCAACACACACCACCTTGCACACACACAGTGAGCCTGCAGCATTCCCTGTATGCTCTCACTGACGGTCTATACGGCAAGCCCCATGCACACATGCTGCTTATGGCACCTTGCACACGCACGCAGAGCCTATAGCACCTTGTGTGTACACCTTGCAGACATACACATAGCACATGCAGCACCTTCTCtccacatatatacatatgatACCTTCCCTGCACATGTATAGACATATGGTACCTTCCCTGcacacatatatgcacacactACACATGCATGCAGCATAAGGCACCTTACACACGCATATTTCCATGCCCCATACATGGGCTCTCACATGCAGCTGCACACCAGCTCGCAGCCGCAGACCCACACGCTCCCCCGTGCACACACGAAACACCCCGTCACAACCCCCTCGGGGCTGGTGGGACCCTGGGACCCCAGGggtctccagctctgcccatcCTATGTGGTGGTGGCAGGagagggcagggctgcagggataGAGACTGGCCAGGGAAACCGAATTTCCAGCCATATAATCCCTGCTACTAGCAACGCcagtcccctccctgcccatctCAGCCCCTGCCACCTCAGCAGTGGGATCTCCCTGCTCTTTGGGGTCCAGGGCCATGCCCAAGGCAGGCCAAGCATGCTGTCCCCTTGCCAGGAGAGCCACAGGAGCAGGACCCAGCCCCTCAGGTTGTGAAGCCCAGGGATCCTCTGCACAGAGGAAGGCGCAGGGGTGCGGTGTTGGGGGGTTTCCTTAccgctgctgctggtgctgggaatGCTGCGCCTCATCCACTCATACGGGGTGCGTCTCTGGGCATTAGGGGAGAGCTGGGGGACCGAGCTGCTGATGGGTGGAGGCAGGAGTCCAGAGCCCGGGGGCTGGATGGAGTTAAAATCTGGGGGGCTGAATCCAAACTGCCCCGGGCTGGCGGTGGAAGGCGCGGCGGCGGTGCCGTAGGAATGCCAGTCCTCCTTGGCAGGGGTGTAGGGAGAGCCCCAGGCGGCCGCCGGCTGCCCGTGGTGCGGGTCGTTGTTAATCCCTGGCACATGGTGGTAGCTGGCGAAGTCCGTGTACTGGGGTGGCCCCGGCACATAATTCTGGGTGTTGAGGTTGAGGCTGGGATGCCGGACAGGGCTGGGATACATGTTGGTGTCCTTATCCAAAAGATAACCTACATACATCTTCCCTGGCTGGCTCCGCGCACATGCTGCACCGCAGTGTCGCCGGCTGTGGGCCGGTTGGGTTTGGCGGGGAGGTGGCCGCCCCTCCTTCACCGCCGCTCACCTGGGCGCCTTGGGGAGCTGCGTCCCAGGGCCAGGCACCTCCCTGCCCACGGGCTTTTATTGGGCCCAACCTCTCGCAGCATTTGCATTGAAAGGCAGGTTTGCATTTCAAAGTGCAGGAACCCCAGCAGGGCGAGGGGGGTGAATTCAAACCTcccatcccagctgcagggtggctGAGGTGGTGGGTGACCTCGGGGAGCACCGAAGACCCCATGTCCCCTCTTCTGTCACCACCCCACAGCTGTCCCCATGCCACTGGCCATGGTCCCTTTGTAGCAGCTGGCTTTGGGGACATTAGGGCATCCAGGGTGTCACCCACCAGAATGCCCCGAGAGTGCccaccctgtccctgcagccatcCGTACCCCAGAAGCAGGATGCCTTGGGCTGAGCCCTTGTCATCTTTGGGCATGGGACAAGCTGGGCTGTGCCTGCCAtcagccctgtccccacgtTGGGGGACACCAAACCCTCGCTCCGCTGTGGTGCTTTCCCAGGCCCGGTGGCAGCATCCGCCTCATTCGGAAAAGAGGGGCTGGTGGGAAGAGGAGGCTCTAGGTCCCCCTAAATCTACTCCATCCGAGGCCAAACCCACCCCTCCAACCCCAGCaaagctcagcccagccccagagagtgggatggacagacagacagagccaGCTGTGTGCA
It includes:
- the CDX1 gene encoding homeobox protein CDX-1 produces the protein MYVGYLLDKDTNMYPSPVRHPSLNLNTQNYVPGPPQYTDFASYHHVPGINNDPHHGQPAAAWGSPYTPAKEDWHSYGTAAAPSTASPGQFGFSPPDFNSIQPPGSGLLPPPISSSVPQLSPNAQRRTPYEWMRRSIPSTSSSGKTRTKDKYRVVYTDHQRLELEKEFHYSRYITIRRKAELAAALGLTERQVKIWFQNRRAKERKVNKKKMQQQSQPTSTTTPTPPAVGTPGPIGGLCSSSTPNLVSSSPLTIKEEFMP